A genomic segment from Ovis aries strain OAR_USU_Benz2616 breed Rambouillet chromosome 26, ARS-UI_Ramb_v3.0, whole genome shotgun sequence encodes:
- the GPAT4 gene encoding glycerol-3-phosphate acyltransferase 4 isoform X1 has protein sequence MFLLLPFDNLIVSLLGISLTVLFTLLLVFIIVPAIFGVSFGIRKLYMKTLLKIFAWATLRMERGAKENHHQLYKPYTNGIIAKDPTSLEEEIKEIRRSGSSKALDNTPEFELSDIFYFCRKGMETIMDDEVTKRFSAEELESWNLLSRTNYNFHYISLRLTVLWGLGVLIRYCFLLPLRIALAFTGISLLVVGTTMVGYLPNGRFKEFLSKHVHLMCYRICVRALTAIITYHDRKNRPRDGGICVANHTSPIDVIILASDGYYAMVGQVHGGLMGVIQRAMVKACPHVWFERSEVKDRHLVARRLTEHVQDKSKLPILIFPEGTCINNTSVMMFKKGSFEIGATVYPVAIKYDPQFGDAFYNSSKYGMMTYLLRMMTSWAIVCSVWYLPPMTRQAEEDAVQFANRVKSAIARQGGLVDLLWDGGLKREKVKDTFKEEQQKLYSKMIVGNHEDRSRS, from the exons ATGTTCCTGCTGCTGCCTTTCGACAACCTGATTGTCAGCCTCCTGGGCATCTCCCTGACTGTCCTCTTCACCCTCCTCCTGGTTTTCATCATCGTCCCTGCCATTTTCGGAGTCTCCTTTGGTATCCGAAAGCTCTACATGAAAACTCTGTTAAAGATCTTTGCG TGGGCTACCTtgaggatggagagaggagccaagGAGAACCACCACCAGCTTTACAAGCCCTACACCAATG GAATCATTGCAAAAGACCCCACGTCACTAGAGGAAGAGATCAAAGAAATCCGCCGGAGCGGGAGCAGTAAGGCGCTGGACAATACTCCTGAGTTTGAGCTTTCGGACATTTTCTACTTCTGCCGGAAAGGAATGGAGACGATCATGGACGACGAGGTGACCAAGAGGTTCTCGGCAGAGGAGCTGGAGTCCTGGAACCTGCTGAGCAGGACCAACTACAACTTCCATTACATCAGCCTGCGGCTCACCGTGCTGTGGGGCTTGGGCGTGCTCATCCGCTACTGCTTCCTGCTGCCGCTCAG GATAGCTCTCGCTTTCACGGGGATCAGCCTCCTGGTGGTGGGCACAACGATGGTAGGGTACCTGCCAAACGGGAG GTTCAAGGAGTTCCTGAGCAAGCACGTGCACCTCATGTGCTACCGGATCTGTGTGCGCGCCCTGACAGCCATCATCACCTACCACGACAG GAAGAACCGGCCTAGAGACGGCGGCATCTGCGTGGCCAACCACACGTCTCCCATTGACGTCATTATCCTGGCCAGCGATGGCTACTACGCCATG GTGGGGCAGGTGCACGGCGGCCTCATGGGAGTCATCCAGAGAGCCATGGTCAAGGCCTGCCCCCACGTCTGGTTCGAGCGCTCGGAAGTGAAGGATCGCCACCTGGTGGCCAGAAG GCTGACCGAGCACGTGCAGGATAAAAGCAAGTTGCCCATCCTCATCTTTCCGGAGG GAACCTGCATCAATAATACATCGGTGATGATGTTCAAAAAGGGAAGTTTTGAAATTGGAGCCACAGTTTACCCTGTTGCTATCAAG TATGACCCGCAGTTCGGGGACGCCTTCTATAACAGCAGCAAGTACGGGATGATGACCTACCTACTCAGGATGATGACCAGCTGGGCCATCGTCTGCAGCGTGTGGTACCTGCCCCCGATGACCAGACAG GCGGAGGAGGACGCGGTCCAGTTTGCCAACAGGGTGAAGTCCGCCATTGCCAGGCAGGGCGGCCTGGTGGACCTGCTGTG GGACGGTGGCCTGAAgcgggagaaggtgaaggacacaTTCAAGGAGGAGCAGCAGAAGCTGTACAGCAAGATGATCGTCGGCAACCACGAGGACCGGAGCCGGTCCTGA
- the GPAT4 gene encoding glycerol-3-phosphate acyltransferase 4 isoform X2: protein MESVAPWFKEFLSKHVHLMCYRICVRALTAIITYHDRKNRPRDGGICVANHTSPIDVIILASDGYYAMVGQVHGGLMGVIQRAMVKACPHVWFERSEVKDRHLVARRLTEHVQDKSKLPILIFPEGTCINNTSVMMFKKGSFEIGATVYPVAIKYDPQFGDAFYNSSKYGMMTYLLRMMTSWAIVCSVWYLPPMTRQAEEDAVQFANRVKSAIARQGGLVDLLWDGGLKREKVKDTFKEEQQKLYSKMIVGNHEDRSRS from the exons ATGGAGTCAGTAGCTCCATG GTTCAAGGAGTTCCTGAGCAAGCACGTGCACCTCATGTGCTACCGGATCTGTGTGCGCGCCCTGACAGCCATCATCACCTACCACGACAG GAAGAACCGGCCTAGAGACGGCGGCATCTGCGTGGCCAACCACACGTCTCCCATTGACGTCATTATCCTGGCCAGCGATGGCTACTACGCCATG GTGGGGCAGGTGCACGGCGGCCTCATGGGAGTCATCCAGAGAGCCATGGTCAAGGCCTGCCCCCACGTCTGGTTCGAGCGCTCGGAAGTGAAGGATCGCCACCTGGTGGCCAGAAG GCTGACCGAGCACGTGCAGGATAAAAGCAAGTTGCCCATCCTCATCTTTCCGGAGG GAACCTGCATCAATAATACATCGGTGATGATGTTCAAAAAGGGAAGTTTTGAAATTGGAGCCACAGTTTACCCTGTTGCTATCAAG TATGACCCGCAGTTCGGGGACGCCTTCTATAACAGCAGCAAGTACGGGATGATGACCTACCTACTCAGGATGATGACCAGCTGGGCCATCGTCTGCAGCGTGTGGTACCTGCCCCCGATGACCAGACAG GCGGAGGAGGACGCGGTCCAGTTTGCCAACAGGGTGAAGTCCGCCATTGCCAGGCAGGGCGGCCTGGTGGACCTGCTGTG GGACGGTGGCCTGAAgcgggagaaggtgaaggacacaTTCAAGGAGGAGCAGCAGAAGCTGTACAGCAAGATGATCGTCGGCAACCACGAGGACCGGAGCCGGTCCTGA
- the NKX6-3 gene encoding homeobox protein Nkx-6.3: MESNLQGPFLLNNTPLAQFSEVKAPVCQYSLQNSFYKLSPPGLGPQLPAGTPHGITDILSRPVAAPNSSLLPGYPHVAGFSGLGSQGVYYGPQVGSFSKAGSEYPTRTRNCWADAGQDWRGGRQCGSTADPLGDSIHKKKHTRPTFTGHQIFALEKTFEQTKYLAGPERARLAYSLGMTESQVKVWFQNRRTKWRKKSALEPSSSTPRAPGSAGAGGERAASETEDDEYNKPLDPDSDDEKIRLLLRKHRAAFSVLGLGAHGV; this comes from the exons ATGGAGTCCAACCTGCAGGGCCCCTTCCTGCTGAACAACACGCCGCTGGCCCAGTTCTCGGAGGTGAAGGCACCTGTGTGCCAGTACTCCCTGCAGAACTCCTTCTACAAGCTCAGCCCCCCGGGCTTGGGCCCCCAGCTGCCGGCCGGGACCCCCCACGGCATCACGGACATCCTGAGCAGGCCCGTGGCCGCTCCCAACAGCAGCCTCCTGCCCGGCTACCCCCACGTGGCCGGCTTCAGTGGCCTCGGCTCCCAGGGGGTCTACTACGGCCCCCAGGTGGGGAGCTTCTCCAAGGCGGGGAGCGAGTACCCCACCCGGACCCGGAACTGCTGGGCGGACGCGGGCCAGGACTGGCGAGGCGGGCGGCAGTGCGGCAGCA CCGCGGACCCCCTGGGCGACAGCATCCACAAGAAAAAGCACACCCGGCCCACCTTCACGGGCCACCAGATCTTCGCCCTGGAGAAGACCTTCGAGCAGACCAAGTACTTGGCTGGCCCAGAGAGGGCGCGCCTGGCGTACTCGCTGGGGATGACCGAGTCGCAGGTCAAG GTGTGGTTCCAGAACCGGAGGACCAAGTGGCGGAAGAAGAGCGCCCTGGAGCCCTCGTCGTCCACGCCGCGGGCCCCGGGCAGCGCGGGCGCGGGCGGGGAGCGCGCGGCCTCGGAGACCGAGGACGACGAGTACAACAAGCCCCTGGACCCCGACTCGGACGACGAGAAGATCCGGCTGCTGCTGCGCAAGCATCGCGCCGCCTTCTCGGTGCTCGGCCTGGGCGCGCACGGCGTCTGA